The proteins below come from a single Ostrinia nubilalis chromosome Z, ilOstNubi1.1, whole genome shotgun sequence genomic window:
- the LOC135086811 gene encoding putative nuclease HARBI1, whose translation MNAINAIVHLANNADPARRRKLYRQRSNPFDLRDLNFKIKYRFNKDTVRTIIDLVEDDLVQSARGGGTCPELQVLVAIRCWGRREVQDDAGDLHGLSQPTVSRICARVAHAIANKANSFIKMPITIGEQERISAKFRAIKNFPGVIGAIDCTHIKIKKTGGDMAQYYINRKGYYSLNVQVVCDADLKIMDIVARWRGSTHDSRIFMESNIKQRFEDRQFRGRLIGDSGYPLLPYLFTPILRPSRPEEEAYNNAHISTRNTVERCFGVWKQRFQCLLHGLPVSLQNGKAVIIALAVLHNIAIDMNDTLLEQHMEQVPVTPQLSTENSVHDNRPSLLRRRSQLILQNFINQHF comes from the exons atgaatgctataaatgcaattgtgcatttagccaataatgccgacccagcgcgacgtagaaagctctaccgccaacgaagcaacccattcgatttgcgggacctaaattttaaaataaaatataggttcaataaggacacagtgcgcaccatcatagatttggtggaagatgatctggttcagagcgctagaggtggtggcacgtgtcctgaactgcaagttttagtggccataagatgttggggacgtcgtgag gtacaagatgatgctggtgacctccatggcctaagtcagccgacagtgagccggatatgcgccagagtcgcgcatgcaatcgcgaataaggcaaattccttcatcaaaatgcctatcactataggagagcaggaaagaattagtgccaaatttagagcaattaaaaattttcctggggtgataggagccatagattgcacccacattaaaattaaaaaaaccggaggtgacatggcccagtactatattaatagaaaaggctattattccctgaatgttcag gttgtctgtgatgctgacctcaaaataatggatatagtggctagatggcgaggcagtacacatgacagtcgaatttttatggagagcaatataaaacaacgatttgaggataggcagtttagaggacgccttattggcgattcgggctaccctcttctgccatatctatttacacctattttaaggcctagtcgtccagaagaagaagcatacaataatgctcacatctcaactaggaacactgttgaaaggtgttttggggtgtggaagcagcggttccaatgcctactccatggcttaccagtaagcctccaaaatggaaaagctgtgatcatagcattggctgtattacataatatagccattgatatgaatgacacattgttag aacaacatatggagcaggtccctgtaactccgcaactttcgacggagaacagtgttcacgacaaccgaccttcattgttgaggcgtaggtcgcagttgatactacaaaattttataaatcaacatttttga